In the Permianibacter fluminis genome, CGCCGAGTTGATCGCCGCCGTGACCTTCCTGGCGATTTTGTTCACCATCCTGATTCAGGCGACCACCACGCCGTGGTTGGCGCGCAAGCTGGGCCTGTTGCTGGAACAGCAGAAAGCCTGATGGGTTATCCGTGTTGGTAGCTGCAGCAACGCAGCGAAACAAAAAGCGGCCTGCGGGCCGCTTTTTGTTTGCCGATGATTCCGTCGAGCGACATTCAAGGGTTTGCAGTAGACAGGGGACGGCAAAACCGCAGCAGCGTGTAGCCGGCCACGGCCGCCATCAGCGAGCCCATCAAAATGCCGAGCCGGTCGGTGCCTGGCGCGTGAACGCCGCCCGCCTGAAACGCTAGCGAAGCAATGAACAGGCTCATGGTAAAGCCGATGCCGCACAGCATGCTGACGCCGATCATATGGCCCCAATGACAACCGGCCGGCAGCGGCGCCACGCGCAGCAGTCGCACTACTGCGACCGACAGCAAAACGCCGATGGTTTTGCCAAGTACCAGACCGAGCGTGATGCCGAGCGGGACCGGCGCCAGCAGATCGCGAAAGCCCAAGCCCAGCAGGCTGACACCGGCATTGGCGAAACCAAAAATCGGCACAATCAGATACGCCACATAAGGGTGCAGTTGGTGCTCCAGTTGTTCCAGTGGCGAGCTTTCTGCGGTCGATGGCGCGTTGCTGTCCTTCAGCGGAATGAACAGCGCGGTAATGACCCCGGCCAGCGTGGCGTGCACGCCGGATTTCAGGACAAAAATCCAGAACAGACTGCCGATCAGCAAATAGGGGCCAGTGCGACGCACCCCGGTGATATTCAGGGTCGCCAGCGCAGCGATGCACAGGGTGCTCAGCAGCAGATGCAGCAGCGACAACTGACCGCTGTAGAAAATGGCGATGACGACAATGGCCAGCAGATCATCGATCACCGCCAGCGCCAGCAGGAACAGTTTCAGCGCCGGCGGCACCCGGTTGCCGAGCAGCGACAGCACGCCAAGCGCAAACGCGATATCGGTGGCCGTTGGGATCGCCCAGCCGGCCATGCTGACCGGATCACTGCGATTGATGGCGAGGTAAATCAGTGCCGGAGCAACCATGCCGCCGATTGCCGCCACGCCGGGCAACAACAGCTGCTGCGGCGAGCGCAACTCGCCGACCAGCAATTCCCGTTTGAGCTCAAGGCCGACCAGAAAAAAGAACACCGCCATCAGGCCATCGTTGATCCACAGCAGCAGCGGTTTTTCCAGTTGCAGTGTGCCGAGCCGGATTTCCAGCTCGATTTGCAACAAGCCGTCATAGATTGGCGCTAGCGAGGAGTTGCTGATTGCCAGCGCCAACACCGCGGCGGCCACCAACAGCAAACCCGAGGCCGCTTCGAGCGCAAGAAATTGGCGTATGAGTCGGAGTGGCATGGTGGATTCCTGATTGGCGTTACGCTGGCGATGTTGTCTTGTCCCGACGCCCAGCTCATCGGCGTTTGTGCAGGTCACCGGACCCCGCTCATACGATGGTAGTCGGCAATCGGGTCAGGTGGCGTCGAATTCGGCAGTCGCCTTCATCAGCTTGTGTCGGTGCCTGCTGGCGTCGGCAGCGGTTACGCCACTTGCGCTGCCGCTTTTGTCCGGGTCAACTCGTTTCAAGGCGGGTGATTGCAACCAACGATCAATGCGATTACCGACAATGTCAAACGGTGCCCCGTTCGCAGGTCAACTTTCCGGTGCACCGGGCGTCGCGAAAGCCTGACGGCTACGGCGATGGTGACGGTTACCGCATGGTTGGCGTCAGTGATTATCGCGCCAGCGCGCGCAGCTGACATCGACCACGTCGGCCAGCGTTTTGCCGTTTGCAACCAAGGCACGGATGCGGCGGGAGTCGTTGTCGGTTTGACCGGCCAGTGTTGCCAGCCGGTCCAGATTGGCTTGCGTATCGAGACTTTTGCTACTTGCTTGCAGATTATCCAGCGTGCGCAACAAATCGGTTTTCAAGTCCAGCTTTTCCTGGCTGAACGGATTGACCAGCGTGGCGCGATAGCCATGTCGACAGGCCTGAAACAGATTGTGGCGATGGACCAGTTGCAATGCATCCGGCATGGGCTGCCAGGCTTGTTCAAGCAATTGTTTGGCGAGCGTCTGTGCATAGGCGGCCAGATCGATCGCGCGCTGAATGCTCAGCGGCGTATCCGCGATGCGGATTTCAACGGTGCCGAACTCCGGCTTGGGCCGCACATCCCAATACAAATCCTTGATGCTGCTGGCGACGCCCAAGCGTTGCAGATCAGCGAAGTACTGATTGAACGCCTGCCAGTTGCGCAGTGACGGCATGTGGCCAGCGAGCGGGAAGGTCCAGACTGCCGCGAGTCGGGCGCAATCGAGTCCGGTATCAATGCCAAGGTGGTAGGGCGATGATGCTGCCAGTGCAACAAAGTGCGGAATGTAGCGGAGCAGCTGCTGGCTCAAATACACCGCGGCATCGCCATTGGGTACGCCGATGTGAATGTGCTGACCAAAGACGGTAAAGCGACGGGCGAGGTAACCATAGTCATCAGCCAGCTGGGCAAACCGTTCGCCGGGGTAAATCTCCCGATCAGCCCAGTGCTGGAAGGGGTGGGTGCCGCCGCCGGCGATGCCAATATCGAGGGCGGTACAGTGCTCGACCAGCACATCACGCAAAGCGAACAGCTCGGTTTGCAGGCCGTCAATGTGGCTCTGCTTTGAGCTGTTCAGCTCGATCATCGAGCGGGTGATTTCCGGTTTGAACAAGGCGTGCTGCGGATGGTGCTGCAGCTGGGTCAACAGCTCGGGTGCGGCGGGGGTGAGATCGCGGCTTTGCTTGTCGATGAGCTGCAGTTCCAGTTCGACGCCAAGCGTGAGAGGGGCTGAGGCAGTAAAGGTGAGCATGGGCCCTCCGCGAGGTGAATGTTTGCTGTTATTGGTTCACTTGTTCCAGTCGACGTGAGCAATAATTATATTTGGACAAACTATATTTGTGTCAAGCAAAATGCGGTCCAGCTCGGCTGCTGCGGTGCGGCACGTTGCCAAATAAAGCCCTTTGCGATTCGGCCAAAGCCCGCGAAAATGGCATGCCAGCGCTGGATTTGCCCGCACCATGCCGGAATGCACCATGACCGCCAGTTCTCCCTCCGAAGCCGCCACTTTGACCGCTGTCGACCGCAGCGGCAGCGCCGCCACGGCGTCCGATGCCACCGAAGTGCTCCGTTGTTTTCGGCTCATATTCGGTAATGCCCGGCAGCACTTTCGCTATATCGAAGACAGTTGCGGCCTGGGCGGTGCCCAGATTTGGGCGTTGGGGCTGGTTCGGGCCCGGCCGGGCATCCGGGTCAGCGAACTGGCCGATGCCATGAGCGTGCATCAGACCACGACCAGCAATCTGGTGGCGGGCTTGAGCCGCAAGGGCTTGCTGCGTCGGGAGCGGGCCGAACGCGATCAGCGGGTCGTGCGCCTTTACATTACCGATGCCGCGGCGGCGTTGCTGCTGCGCTCGCCGGGGCCGGTCGAAGGCATTTTGCTGCAGGCCCTGCGGCATATGGATGAATCGAATCTCCAGCAACTCAATGCTGTGCTGCAACAAGTGCTCGCACACATGCAGACCATCAACCCTGCCTTGGCGGATATTCCGCTGACGGAACTCTGAGCCCCAGCCCGGCGCCTTGCTTATCGATTGCTTGCTGAGCCAGCCTTTGTTACTAATAGCGCCGGTCCAACCAGATTGCGGCCTCCCTCCGCTGTAACGCCGTTGCAGCCGCTGGTCCGACAACGAGAACGATTAATCATGAATAAACCTGCGCGTGCCCAGAGTCCGGCAGCCTTCGCTGAGCAGTACATTGTTGAATCCATCTGGCAGGGCAAGTTTGCTCCCGGCACCATTCTTCCGGCCGAGCGCGAGCTGTCGGAATTGATTGGTGTGACA is a window encoding:
- the nhaA gene encoding Na+/H+ antiporter NhaA; its protein translation is MPLRLIRQFLALEAASGLLLVAAAVLALAISNSSLAPIYDGLLQIELEIRLGTLQLEKPLLLWINDGLMAVFFFLVGLELKRELLVGELRSPQQLLLPGVAAIGGMVAPALIYLAINRSDPVSMAGWAIPTATDIAFALGVLSLLGNRVPPALKLFLLALAVIDDLLAIVVIAIFYSGQLSLLHLLLSTLCIAALATLNITGVRRTGPYLLIGSLFWIFVLKSGVHATLAGVITALFIPLKDSNAPSTAESSPLEQLEHQLHPYVAYLIVPIFGFANAGVSLLGLGFRDLLAPVPLGITLGLVLGKTIGVLLSVAVVRLLRVAPLPAGCHWGHMIGVSMLCGIGFTMSLFIASLAFQAGGVHAPGTDRLGILMGSLMAAVAGYTLLRFCRPLSTANP
- a CDS encoding YbdK family carboxylate-amine ligase, translating into MLTFTASAPLTLGVELELQLIDKQSRDLTPAAPELLTQLQHHPQHALFKPEITRSMIELNSSKQSHIDGLQTELFALRDVLVEHCTALDIGIAGGGTHPFQHWADREIYPGERFAQLADDYGYLARRFTVFGQHIHIGVPNGDAAVYLSQQLLRYIPHFVALAASSPYHLGIDTGLDCARLAAVWTFPLAGHMPSLRNWQAFNQYFADLQRLGVASSIKDLYWDVRPKPEFGTVEIRIADTPLSIQRAIDLAAYAQTLAKQLLEQAWQPMPDALQLVHRHNLFQACRHGYRATLVNPFSQEKLDLKTDLLRTLDNLQASSKSLDTQANLDRLATLAGQTDNDSRRIRALVANGKTLADVVDVSCARWRDNH
- a CDS encoding MarR family winged helix-turn-helix transcriptional regulator; the encoded protein is MTASSPSEAATLTAVDRSGSAATASDATEVLRCFRLIFGNARQHFRYIEDSCGLGGAQIWALGLVRARPGIRVSELADAMSVHQTTTSNLVAGLSRKGLLRRERAERDQRVVRLYITDAAAALLLRSPGPVEGILLQALRHMDESNLQQLNAVLQQVLAHMQTINPALADIPLTEL